The following coding sequences lie in one Longimicrobiaceae bacterium genomic window:
- a CDS encoding amino acid adenylation domain-containing protein, with amino-acid sequence MSHQPTDGVTGALGHLSSAARQVLLQNILRERGARVQETIPRRASRGPAPLSFAQQRLWLVHQMEPDSPAYNIPHVLRLHGELDPRALRRSLSELVRRHESLRTVIREHGGEPVQVIGPAAPVPLPLVDLRGVPDGEREARRLVAAEAQRPFDLARGPVLRSTLLRLDEREHVICFTVHHVVSDGWSMKVLVREVSELYQAFSRGGVPELPGLPLQYTDFAVWERGRLTGRVLDEQLAYWKDKLRGAPPLLEVPTDRPRAAGNGVRAGSREFALSAEAARALRALSRREGTTLFMTLLAGWQLLLARYAGIDDVVVGTPIAGRTRRETEGLIGFFVNMLALRGELAGDPTVAELLARVRETALGAYAHQELPFERLVDEMVTERSPTHDPVFQVNFLLQPASEEAALMLAEVEVASFSAIARVAKHDLELEMTDGEEALTGVLGYRTSLFDADTAERMLVHLAALLEEMAAGPERRLSELSMLRGAERARLLEAACAPAAAHLLPCAHELFAEQAARTPHDVAVAFGGESLTYAELECRAGRLALHLRSRGVGPETRVGICAERSPELVVGLLGTLMAGGAYVPIDPAYPAERIAYMLGDAAVPVLLTQERLLERLPAHAGETVCLDRDGARIAAESAGPPAARVDPDGLAYVIYTSGSSGRPKGVEVVHRGLSNYLAWAAEAYAGEGHGAPVHSSLAFDLTVTSLLVPLLQGGRVVLVPEEAGVDGLARALREQPGFTLVKLTPAHLALLAEQLSEAEAAAAARTLVVGGEALPPETAAYWRRVAPGTALVNEYGPTETVVGCCVYRVAEVPAAGGGVPIGRPIAAARLHVLGEGQQPLPAGVVGELYVGGAGVARGYLGRPELTAERFVPDGLGGEPGARLYRTGDRARWRADGELEYLGRTDEQVKVRGFRIEPGEIEAALREHGGVRDAVVVAREDAPGEKRLVAYLVPEPGAEAVLGAVQKRVRERLPEYMAPAAYVILDSLPLTANGKADRRALPAPEGSGGDAYVAPRSPTEEILAGIWAEVLRVERVGVRDDFFELGGHSLLGMQIVARVRQALGVRVPLLAVFKTPTVAALAGRLDALLRAGTLDGGAPPERASREGPLPLSFAQQRLWIVDRLEPESPAYNMPFALRLRGALDAAALRASIGELVRRHEVLRTVFEERDGEPVQVVCPPAPARLPLVDLGTLPNPEREMARQVAEEADRPFDLARGPLLRSVLLRLRAEEHVLLFTLHHIVSDGWSTDVLVREMSVLYAALSRGEAAHLPELPVQYADYALWQRRRLSDEVLAEQLGYWKARLAGAPPLLEVPTDHPRAPGQSARVGSHPLRLSQEAAGALRALSRREGATLFMTLLAGWQALLGRYAAQEDVVVGTPVAGRTHAELEGLVGFFVNMLALRGRLGGDPTWRELVARVRDEALGAYAHQDVPFERLVEELVTERSVMYAPLFQAAFSLGRDGGGDRLRLGRVELEPFAAGEGVAKFDLGLEMLEGEAGLSGTLTRRTSLFEAATAERMARHLETLLDSMAARPEARVSEVSLLRGAERVQVLEAWNATAAALPRACVH; translated from the coding sequence ATGAGCCACCAGCCCACCGACGGAGTCACGGGCGCGCTCGGGCACCTCTCGTCCGCCGCGAGGCAGGTGCTCCTGCAGAACATCCTGCGGGAGCGGGGCGCGCGGGTCCAGGAGACGATCCCCCGCCGCGCCTCGCGCGGCCCCGCGCCGCTGTCCTTCGCGCAGCAGCGGCTCTGGCTCGTGCACCAGATGGAGCCGGACAGCCCTGCCTACAACATCCCGCACGTGCTGCGGCTGCACGGCGAGCTGGACCCGCGCGCGCTGCGGCGCAGCCTAAGCGAGCTGGTGCGGCGGCACGAGTCCCTGCGCACGGTCATCCGGGAGCACGGCGGAGAGCCGGTGCAGGTGATCGGCCCGGCGGCGCCCGTGCCGCTGCCGCTCGTCGACCTGCGCGGGGTTCCGGACGGCGAGCGGGAGGCGCGGCGCCTGGTCGCCGCCGAGGCGCAGCGGCCCTTCGACCTGGCCCGCGGGCCCGTGCTGCGCAGCACGCTGCTGCGCCTGGACGAGCGGGAGCACGTGATCTGCTTCACCGTGCACCACGTGGTCAGCGACGGCTGGAGCATGAAGGTGCTGGTGCGCGAGGTGTCGGAGCTCTACCAGGCCTTCAGCCGGGGCGGCGTGCCGGAGCTGCCGGGACTGCCGCTGCAGTACACGGACTTCGCCGTATGGGAGCGCGGCCGGCTCACGGGGCGGGTGCTGGACGAGCAGCTGGCGTACTGGAAGGACAAGCTGCGCGGCGCCCCGCCGCTGCTGGAGGTGCCCACCGACCGCCCGCGCGCGGCGGGCAACGGCGTGCGGGCGGGGAGCCGGGAGTTCGCGCTCTCCGCGGAGGCGGCGCGGGCGCTGCGGGCGCTGTCACGGCGGGAGGGCACGACGCTGTTCATGACGCTGCTGGCGGGCTGGCAGCTGCTGCTGGCGCGCTACGCGGGGATCGACGACGTGGTGGTGGGTACCCCCATCGCCGGGCGGACGCGGAGGGAGACGGAGGGGCTGATCGGCTTCTTCGTGAACATGCTGGCGCTGCGCGGCGAGCTCGCCGGCGACCCCACCGTCGCGGAGCTGCTGGCGCGGGTGCGGGAGACCGCGCTGGGGGCGTACGCCCACCAGGAGCTGCCGTTCGAGCGCCTGGTGGACGAGATGGTGACGGAGCGCAGCCCCACCCACGACCCGGTCTTCCAGGTGAACTTCCTGCTGCAGCCGGCCAGCGAGGAAGCCGCGCTGATGCTGGCCGAGGTGGAGGTGGCATCGTTCTCGGCCATCGCCCGGGTGGCCAAGCACGACCTGGAGCTGGAGATGACGGACGGCGAGGAGGCGCTGACCGGGGTGCTGGGCTACCGGACCTCGCTGTTCGACGCGGACACTGCCGAGCGGATGCTGGTGCACCTGGCCGCGCTGCTGGAGGAGATGGCGGCGGGCCCGGAGCGCAGGCTCTCCGAGCTGTCGATGCTGCGCGGCGCCGAGCGGGCGCGGCTACTGGAGGCGGCCTGCGCCCCGGCGGCCGCGCACCTACTGCCGTGCGCGCACGAGCTCTTCGCGGAGCAGGCGGCGCGCACCCCGCACGACGTGGCGGTGGCCTTCGGGGGCGAGTCGCTCACCTACGCAGAGCTGGAGTGCAGGGCCGGCCGGCTGGCCTTGCACCTCCGGAGCCGGGGCGTCGGCCCCGAGACGCGGGTGGGGATCTGCGCCGAGCGGTCGCCCGAGCTGGTGGTCGGCCTCCTGGGCACCCTGATGGCTGGCGGGGCCTACGTGCCCATCGACCCCGCCTACCCGGCCGAGCGAATCGCCTACATGCTGGGCGACGCCGCCGTGCCCGTGCTCCTCACGCAGGAGCGCCTCCTGGAGCGCCTCCCCGCCCACGCGGGCGAGACGGTCTGCCTGGACCGCGACGGAGCTCGGATCGCGGCGGAGAGTGCCGGGCCGCCCGCCGCCCGCGTCGATCCGGACGGGCTGGCGTACGTGATCTACACGTCGGGGTCCAGCGGCCGGCCCAAGGGGGTGGAGGTGGTGCACCGGGGGCTGAGCAACTACCTGGCGTGGGCCGCGGAGGCGTACGCCGGCGAGGGGCACGGGGCCCCGGTGCACTCCTCCCTGGCCTTCGACCTGACGGTCACCTCGCTCCTCGTCCCCCTTCTGCAGGGCGGGCGGGTGGTGCTGGTCCCGGAGGAGGCGGGCGTGGACGGGCTCGCCCGGGCGCTGCGCGAGCAGCCGGGCTTCACCCTGGTCAAGCTCACCCCCGCGCACCTCGCCCTGCTGGCGGAGCAGCTCTCAGAGGCCGAGGCCGCGGCGGCGGCGCGCACCCTCGTGGTGGGCGGGGAGGCCCTCCCCCCCGAGACGGCGGCGTACTGGAGGCGGGTAGCGCCGGGGACGGCGCTGGTCAACGAGTACGGTCCCACGGAGACGGTGGTGGGGTGCTGCGTGTACCGGGTGGCGGAGGTGCCCGCCGCGGGCGGCGGCGTCCCCATCGGCAGGCCCATAGCCGCGGCGCGGCTTCACGTGCTGGGGGAAGGACAGCAGCCGCTGCCGGCGGGGGTGGTGGGGGAGCTGTACGTGGGCGGCGCCGGGGTGGCGCGGGGGTACCTGGGCCGGCCGGAGCTGACGGCCGAGAGGTTCGTGCCGGACGGGCTTGGGGGGGAGCCGGGGGCGCGGCTGTACCGGACGGGGGACCGCGCGCGGTGGCGGGCCGACGGAGAGCTGGAGTACCTGGGGCGGACGGACGAGCAGGTGAAGGTGCGGGGGTTCCGGATCGAGCCGGGGGAGATCGAGGCCGCGCTGCGGGAGCACGGCGGGGTGCGTGACGCGGTGGTGGTGGCGCGGGAGGACGCCCCCGGGGAGAAGCGGCTGGTCGCCTACCTCGTGCCGGAGCCGGGAGCGGAAGCCGTCCTCGGCGCGGTGCAGAAGCGCGTGCGGGAGCGGCTCCCGGAGTACATGGCGCCGGCGGCGTACGTGATCCTGGATTCTCTGCCGCTGACGGCCAACGGAAAGGCGGACCGGCGCGCGCTGCCGGCGCCCGAGGGGAGCGGGGGGGACGCGTACGTGGCGCCCCGGTCTCCCACGGAGGAGATCCTGGCCGGGATCTGGGCGGAGGTGCTGCGCGTGGAGCGGGTGGGCGTGCGGGACGACTTCTTCGAGCTGGGGGGCCATTCCCTGCTGGGGATGCAGATCGTCGCCCGGGTGAGGCAGGCGCTGGGCGTGAGGGTGCCGCTGCTGGCGGTGTTCAAGACGCCCACGGTGGCCGCGCTGGCAGGGCGCCTGGACGCCCTCCTGCGCGCCGGCACCCTAGACGGCGGCGCCCCGCCCGAGCGGGCTTCCCGGGAGGGGCCGCTCCCCCTCTCGTTCGCGCAGCAGCGGCTGTGGATCGTGGACCGGCTGGAGCCGGAGAGCCCCGCCTACAACATGCCCTTCGCGCTGCGCCTGCGCGGCGCGCTGGACGCCGCCGCGCTGCGCGCGAGCATCGGCGAGCTGGTGCGCCGGCACGAAGTGCTGCGGACGGTCTTCGAGGAGCGCGACGGCGAGCCGGTGCAGGTCGTCTGCCCGCCCGCCCCCGCCCGGCTGCCGCTGGTGGACCTGGGGACCCTCCCGAACCCGGAGCGCGAGATGGCGCGGCAGGTGGCGGAGGAGGCGGACCGCCCGTTCGACCTGGCGCGGGGACCGCTGCTGCGCAGCGTGCTGCTGCGGCTGCGCGCCGAGGAGCACGTGCTGCTTTTCACGCTCCACCACATCGTCAGCGACGGGTGGAGCACGGACGTGCTGGTGCGCGAGATGTCGGTCCTCTACGCCGCGCTGAGCCGGGGCGAGGCGGCGCATCTCCCCGAGCTGCCGGTGCAGTACGCGGACTACGCCCTGTGGCAGCGCCGCCGCCTGAGCGACGAGGTCCTGGCGGAGCAGCTCGGCTACTGGAAGGCGCGCCTCGCCGGAGCGCCGCCCCTGCTGGAGGTCCCCACGGACCACCCGCGCGCGCCGGGCCAGAGCGCCCGGGTCGGGAGCCACCCCCTGCGGCTGTCGCAGGAGGCGGCGGGGGCGCTGCGGGCGCTGTCGCGGCGCGAGGGGGCGACGCTTTTCATGACCCTGCTGGCCGGCTGGCAGGCGCTGCTGGGGCGCTACGCGGCCCAGGAGGACGTGGTGGTGGGGACGCCGGTGGCGGGGCGGACGCACGCGGAGCTGGAGGGGCTGGTGGGCTTCTTCGTCAACATGCTGGCGCTGCGGGGCAGGCTGGGCGGCGACCCCACGTGGAGGGAGCTGGTGGCCCGGGTCCGGGACGAGGCGCTGGGGGCGTACGCCCACCAGGATGTGCCGTTCGAGCGCCTGGTGGAGGAGCTGGTGACGGAGCGCAGTGTCATGTACGCGCCCCTGTTCCAGGCGGCGTTCTCGCTGGGGCGTGACGGCGGCGGCGACCGGCTCAGGCTGGGCCGGGTCGAGCTGGAGCCGTTCGCCGCCGGCGAGGGAGTCGCCAAATTCGACCTGGGACTGGAGATGCTGGAGGGGGAGGCGGGCCTCTCGGGGACGCTCACCCGCCGGACGTCGCTGTTCGAGGCGGCAACGGCCGAGCGGATGGCGCGGCACCTGGAGACCCTGCTGGATTCGATGGCGGCCCGCCCGGAGGCGCGCGTGTCGGAGGTGTCGCTGCTGCGCGGGGCCGAACGGGTGCAGGTGCTGGAGGCCTGGAACGCCACCGCCGCCGCGCTGCCGCGCGCCTGCGTCCAC